The region tgtgaggaaggctgagtaaaattagatacatctttctcatcagtggaaagcgatccagccccaaaccagttttcattttgaacacatgaggccaaaatgtccctggacgaattggttgtccatcctgacttttctgagggagaagatcatcaggtattagttgatagtcttcccattcatcttttaattgttcctgatcaaagtctggtgtaaacctgtttgcaagcttaacaatacttgtgtaatccaacatctctctctttcttgggtccaacaccaccaagtcactcagtattgttaatgggacatgtgaattgtttttttttcacattctccacgtgtccggcagttttaaagtggctcttcagatcgtaaaatccactcgcagcaactttcacgtctttattgcaagggacacagaatgagaattgagtgcctcttaacgatgctttaatccagccagcatattcaccttgaagtaactcccattctttctggtgtcgacccgatccttgagttcttcgtttcttactaggtggctcctccatgcttgcttccacgatatttactctatgtatatctacgcatgcgcatgtcagcgcatttttttttccccgtacaaaagtcgctgtacggcgtacatgatttgaaatggtaaaaaaaacgtataaaatacatataaaacgtacaagttgacaggtatgGTAATGAGACAGCGtccgtatgtcatgtgaccaacagtcacactgtgattggtcaactgctggtcacatgacaaatggacaccatcttgttaccctgcttgaAACAGAGTTAGCCAAACTCTTTATATATGGCTCTAGTCATGCAGATACAAACGAATAATTGAGTTCTGCTATTGCTCTTGAATAAGTTGCTCCAATATTGTCCACATGTGTTGTCcaacaatttgttttcatataTCCGTTGCAGAAAGGGTTGTAAAATTACGTGACTATTGATGATAACTTTAATATGTCAATGGCACTTTCCATtcatgctagcattaagctagcaggccgCTATCTTCAATTCACAAAGTATAATTTTCCAGTTTAGTTGGAAAGTAATGTCAAGAGTGGCATTAAACAGGTTGACGCCTCTTATTGAAGAAAATTGTTCACTATTTGTGTAAGTAAGTACTGTGATTGTAGTGttttgagttgagttcactacTGCCACCCTACAACACTTGTATCCCAAgtcaaaaaaatcatctgaCTGACACCTCGTACCTCCAAAACCCCTAAGTCAGGAAACTTGTATCTCAACGCACCATTAATTATACTCTATTGAATTGTATATAACCGCAGTATTTAAACATAATTATGAAATGTTTGACTTATAGCATGCGATCCATTGTGTCCCCCCCATCATCACCTAGGAGACCAACAGCGCTGGCCTATCTCCTCTTGTGCACGCTACCTTGCTTTGCCATTGTAATAGCAAGCTCCCAggtaaaacaacaataattttaattatcttcacaaaatatatgtatttaattacaatttaaaaacattaaatgtgaaaaacattaaatgtgaattattattattattatttttttaaatgcaagtcAAAAACGTTAACTAGATTTGTCAATTAAAAGCTAAATAAAGGATGGGCAAATGGAACTTATCGATGCATAGTATGTTTTCTAGTCACAGTTGTATTTAATATGTAGGCTACTGCACTGTATTCACGTGCAACGAGAAGGACTTTAAAATCAAAAATGGCCACtgtcacaaaaacatgcaagttaTTCAGTAACAAAGTCAGTAATGTGACCGGTTGCCCATTAACTTTACTACCAACATACGCTTGCTATTTCTACTCTaaatgtttttctctctttcatttttaaaaaatcttttacGTCTTTATCACTTTCTCCGCCTCTCAATAGGTGCAAGTCAATGCGGGCGTGCGTCTGGACCACTTTGCCGAGTTGCCCGTCTCTTTAGTGATGTTGTCGCTCATTTGTGTGGACCTGGTGGAGAGGCTGCGGCCCTGCAGGCTCCTCGGACAATGTAATGTACACATTTGAAACCAAAACAGGTTTATTTGTACAATTCAATTGTGTCACCTCACATTGAAAATGATGGagttgaacaaaaagaatgataatgttgtcattcattcttgaacaaaagttgttgatttaagaaaaactcagatttcctagaataatataatataatatatatatatttatttatttactatatgTTATACTATAATTAATAACCCATGTATTATTCATATCAATAATATCAGATCTTTGAAATAACCCAAGGCTGACTGTTGTGATTTGCAGCAGACAACATGGACCTTACCTTTGAGTTACCAGGCCCGGTTCTTACCCACCTGGAAACGGTCAGCTCCATCTCCAACACCGCGCAGCCTGATGAAGCCCAGAATGGTGCCCCGCCCAAACCCCAAGGGGAGCCCCCCAACAAGGCCGACACCTCGCACGGGCGTAACGACCTACCCGCGGGCCGCTCCACGCCCATCACCACCAGAACATCGGGCGCCGCTTACCTATACTCATCCTCGAGAACCTTCTCGGGCCGCCTGGGCTTCCTGGGGCGAAGAGACGCCAGGTCGGAGGCGTTTGTGGATTGTTTCTTGTTCTGGTTGGACACGGTGGACATGGTGCGGGTGGCGGGCCAGCCGGATGTCTTTTACTCGGCTTGGGTGTACCCAGTCTGCATCCTGGCCTTCCTGTCCAGCCTGCGGGCTGTCCTCGCCCCTCACGGCCCGTTCTCGTCCTTGGCCGGGGTGGCCCTACAGGACCTTCCTTTCTTGATCACGCGGGTGTCCCTGCTGGCCGTCTTCGGACCCGTCACTCCCATCTTGTTTCCTCTGAAGAACGCCCTGGTCAGTCTGGCCTTCTTCTACTTCACCTGCATGACCAGGATGAAGATATTCAAGAGGCACAGCATGTTCtgaccacatacacacactgtaaATATTCATATGAAATAATGGGACATTTTTGTACAAGAGACATGAATCCAAGAAACAATATTTGGTTCTtgaaatttgattttaaaaaatggaccagCAAAATAGCGAATTCTAAAGTTCTAAATGcctgaaaataatatttttagaaaaaaatgtggaatttcaAAAAATGCCTAATTTCCTTATTGGTACAATCAATTATcagacacattttatttaaaaaagaagaagaagaaaagggggAGTGGCACAGCAGAAGGaggaaaaaatgtctttacagtttttgtacaatattatagagtgatgtttttcctcattaaattACACATAACCGATGTTCCTTTTTGGGGAAggttggaacggattaatggcatttccattcatttcaatgggaaaagatgatttgagaccCTAGTACTGTATTTGCAATGCTTCAAGGATGGGACATTTGAACACACATGTAGACAATAGTCATTTATTATCTGCGTAAAACGACTAATATTACTCTCAGCTTACTACATCAGTCAGCCGGGGTGGTGTGACTCACTGGTAGAGTGTTTGTCTTGcaaccctgaggttgtgggttcgatcccaggtCACTGTAAGcatgtcgaagtatccttgagcaagatacagGGATCAGTTTCTCCTGATGCGGTGTCATCAATAGGTGAGTGAGTTGTCAAAACgattggaattgggggggttagatcaccaaatgattcccgagtatggcccctgctgctgctcaccgctccctcaggcaAAGGGTCAAATacagagaacaaatttcgccctacTTCGGTGGGTAATTtgtggtactttaacttaaactttaaaatgtaaagcactttgaaggCCTTGTAAGGACCATTTAGCTGTGAAACTCTTTATTTTCGTTTGCATATGTATGATCGGCTCTGTGTATGATActgccccccagtggccaaGGGGCTTATGCTAGATGAGCACATGGGCTGGAaaggaatgaaaagaaaaactgatgatttgagatacgaaTATTTTTGAGTTACTCATATGTCAAGGCTTTTCTGTTACTCATATGTCAAGGCACTACGGAACTGCCaaagtggagcaaaaaaaaaaaaataaggcaaaTGCTTTTAAACCtatttgcaagtacatttgaatgcatttaaatatgtttaaacatatttgcaagtatttACAAACATATTTGCGAGGGTGTTCAatcgtacttgcaaatatgtttaaagatATTTGCAAAAATTAACAGAAATGCAGTACAGACATAATAaatcatatcaaatcaatcaTCAATTTACTACTAATAAACGATGTCGACTTAATTTTCGAATGTATTGGTGTAACTTGgtcaaaatggtgaaaaaaaagtatttcgcATTTATCCTGgaagtacgttcgaacgtatttgcaaatacgtttaaacatacagtatttgcaagtacgtttgaatgtatttaaatacatatttgcccgtcaaaaatgtttactccacattggcagttccacgcttctgTAAGTTACCACTGTATGCCATAAATATAATTTACGCgtgattaacatttttgaaaggcttaaaacagataaaaaaaagtcttacataATTCAGCCTCCTTGGGGGAGGTAACTAAATCCCATAAAGCACTTTATTTGTAACATTTGAACAGAACATTACTGGAAGGAAGCAAGATGCAGAAAGGATGCAGACtttgtgaaggaaaaaaaagggggtgttgctgttgttggaggtgtgtgtgtgtgtggggggggggggttggtctTAGTCATTTGAATTCAAGCCGTGTGCCTCCTGCGCTAGCCCTAATGTTACCTGCTGCGCCATGGCAACAGAGGCAGGGAGGCAAGGGCATCGGCTGCACCAACACGAGAAGGAGCACCAACACAGTGAAAGCCGTGAAAGAGGACCCTTGAAGGGGGTGGGGGAGACCCCCAAGAACATCTGTGACTGATGGCGAGGACACGGAGTGTGACGACACCTTTTTGGACCTGCTGACTCACAACTTCCCGAGGAGAACCTGTGGGCGACACGGGCTGAACTCCCTGGCGCAAGAAAGTTCCTCACCCGCAGCACAGGCACCTTCAGCCTCGTCTTCCTCCCGAGAGCTCATGTCTTGATGTATTGCTGTGGGCTGGGCAACTGGCGGCGAGTGCAGTCCACTTATGTAAGTGACCAGCCTTCGTGCATCTGCAACAGGAAGGAAAACCACAACATTAGTACACAATAGCAATGAGGCATGcatttgacttttaaaatggGGCAGATGGATGTAGATGAGAGAGGGAACATAATATCAAGTAGCCAATTACAATTTTACAGTACAACTCGCTTCCCAATAAGATGCACTTTGGTGAATATggattagtttatttttaaaaagaggcaAGTTGTTTAATGCTGcgcccagttgaagtttactgtgaAGCTAAACATGAAAAGAATTACAccatgtgtatttaaaacaaccactttaCCTTAGGAAAGCCCACTtagtttaatgctaacaaacaatccATGATAACTGTTAATAGGGGAGTGCCCCAAAAtcttgattctcataagaatcaagattctcatttagtacgattccgaatcgattttcaatgccccaaaatcaattttatactgtcttgcctttgtctgtatgtgcctttatttggagcgctgttcatgttgtacccggtttggccgctgaggggcagtgtggttccacgcggtctaatatactgttaagttgtagccacattagagagtggaaggaaaaagtcacagtcaagttattccaataaaagtttgttttttttttcagcgtgaggccgttcttttgagtgttGAAAGTGCCGCGAATAGAgcactagttagcattagcgagtcagactggagtagatcattacaattccttgcacatctatagattgaagcaaaaatcattgttagtcaaatcattttgaatgaaaaatcaTGCTTAATcagaaatcgattctgaatcgaatcgcagacccaaaaatcggaatcgaatcaaatcaaatcgtgagacaaagattcccacccctaactGTTAACATCAAGCATCACGGTTTTAGAACAGACATTCAGAGTTAGGTCTGACTGCTATTTTAAACTAATTTTTGGGTGCAGAATCCAAACCTGATCTCAATTTTGTtcgtctgatttttttttagctctaaGGTCCCCATTTTCTTGAAATAAATGTCTACATAAACACAAAGATGAAatagttacaagctttgaaaacaaaacagtttaacaaacaaatagaaacaacaagacagcataaaatgaaataaaactttaaaaagaaaatgctatGCTAGCCATTtgtttgcagatattgataCTTTGTCGTGCTGACCTATTTGACACGAGGCCGAGGAAGGAAGACTCAGATGCAGAGTAGGGCAAGCCAATCTATGGCTGGAGTTTTATTCTCaacccacagaaaaaaaaaatcacctctgAAAAATGATGCAAAAAGGGCACTGGCAGAGATAAACAACAAAAGGCGCTCCAATAGGGGAGGTAAAAATGGGAACCATAAAACACTCGCGTGACAAGACACCACGGCTTCAATAGACACGAGGGTAACAAATCGGAACAAGAAAGGAgagacgcagactatttaacagaTGAGGGTAACGAGGCTCAGGTGggaacaatcagggatcaggggcGGGGTCCGACAACGTACAAGGAAAAGCAAGTAACCTAAAACGAGATGAGtcagacttcaaaataaaacaggaaatgaccgCACTAACGAAAACAAAGACAGACAAACCACACCACGCCGACCACGGTACTGTAACACTATTAGGAGCTGCACACACCACTCACTCGTCTCAATCGTGACTGCACAAACAACTGCCATGTAGCTGTAGATACGTCAAATCGTAATAACCTTTTCTTACTATAGTCTTCTTACTACAactaatcagtggaatttatcTGGAGGATtagctgtggagaaaaaaaagcatacagcATACAAATCGAACTCAACAGATCCCCCGTGTGTTATACTGCCTCCCGGTGGCCATAGTGAGCACAGGAGGttggaacaaataattataaaatttctattcattttattCAAGTGTTCTACTATTGTACTACTGTAAttgagtaaaaacaaatacacaattGTTTGCTTGGAAtttcaatctctctctctctctctcgctctcggtCATTCTGCTTGTAAGCAGCTTAGGAACAGTTGGACAGATGTTTCGTTTATGTACGTGTACACGTGCCCACGGTCATGTGATGGTGACTGAGTGGAAGCGATCATATGACTCAACTCAAGGGAACTCCATCCTGCTGCATCACCAACGTCACGTAACATCACTTCCTCGGCACGTTGCTGAGGAAACGATACAGTGATGTCACACCCCATGTGGCTATTGTGGGGAGATTCACATAGCTCACTTTGTTAGGTACACAGGTTATGTTCTAAGGGTCATTTAACATATAAACATCTGAAATTGGTACCTCTCCGACAATGTTAACCGACAGTGCACTATAAAAGCAGAATCGTTCTAATGAGGTGTCCGTGCGCTGGAGTGAGGGATTTGGCTGCTCGTTTGTTGATGCTTATAGGAAGTTAGTGGAGCACGCGTCACCGCATCCGGGTGAGCGTTCAAATGGCGTGCTGCTACTTCAACGTATCATAGCTCCTATCATCTCCTCTCCATTATGTAAGAACTTCTTCACAACATGCAACCTCTATCGCCTGTGATTGGTACTAACCGGACACGTTAGAAATAAAGAGATGCGAGTTGAAgtcatgaaatgaaatgaaagaaaatgccaTTGATCCATTTCAGCCTTCCACAAAAAACAGCACCAACTAATGTTatacatactaaaaaaaacagactcACCCGGTCAATATACTTAAATCCAATTAAAAccttggagaacccacggggtcaaatttggcccctataaattctgctacttaaataacaaagacccttttttttctctttttttttttttacaaatttaacttcaaaagtccagagtgccacttctgacccctgcatggagccatctagtggatgaatattgcacttacatgagccagagtggtggtgacaagttggctggaaatcaatccaaacaaaaccatcttctcagcaaaccatcagatggtaaaattgtgtttcttttgttaatctatttcatatcatgttgcagaatgcctaggagtatgttttatatatatatattttttgataaattagcaactctgagctaatttaaaaaaaaagggttaaaattgaaaaaacatatattttggtgttcagtgaacttatagcagtcatttaatgtataattcataattttccaaagaagaaaagggttcttgggttctccagggttaaaaagaaatgaaagactTTTAGATGCGTCAAATGAATAGCCATTGGGTTTCTGCCCACcgtggccacctgggggcagtatcaGATATATTGTAGCCAATATGGACATCTCTCCATTTTAAACATCTCAACACCTCACGCAGGATaaagaataataatagttaATAGTAACAGTTGAGTTCTTAAATATGCCATAATGCAATATCATCAACGGAAACATACCTATATTGTTGTTTAAAGTTGCAATGTAGTAATAATCTTCATATTCTAAGTCCCTGTTGCTCTTCTGCACTCAGAAACGTCAGCCACGGAACTTCCTCTCGTCTAGACACATAATACGATACTTACGTTACATGTTGCGCTACACAGCTACCTAGCTCAACTAGTAGTTGGAAAAGTTCAAACAAAGCATAATATAACCCttagtgtaaaataaatatatataccgctgtcataaaatacattttaaaaaaaaatacaaaggatTGATATGAGCTCTTTGGTATTATCAATACGATACTGATAGTCACTTCGATATCGATTCTATCGATACTTGGATCGATCTGCACAGCTCTACTATTAGCAAAAAGGCTGCATTGTAAAGCAGTAGTTATCTTGCGTGTGAGTAAATAGTTGGCCTGCCTTGCCTTTTGTGAAGCGAGGTACGTCATAACTTTCCTCATGTTGCATAACCTTACCATCGTTAATCTTTTGCTTTGTTCTGTGAATTTTATAGACTTTTCTCAAAACTTTACAGCTTTTTAATACAACTGTACTGGACTTTGCAATTTACTCAGATAACTTTTCGACTTTtaataatttaagaaaaaaataacaacttcaatctaatttttacacatttattttaattgttatatttacaagtatatattcatatatttgaCTTACATACTTTATTGCCATGAACTTACAGTTAATGATGTGAACTTCCCAACATTTTCCGCATAATACAATGCTAATCTCATCAGCTAACTCTTATCATTTTATAACTTCCCTTTCATAATTTTTTcttgatattttactttttttccagagTAATTATTCTACATTTTATTCTACACTGCACCACAACTAATATGCCACACAAAATGGGAATAATGCAGCTTTATGGAATCAACTTTACAAGTGcttacaatttttattatttttttatagactGTGTCATTAAAAGAATTTGGATTTGGCACACATGATGGGACTTCAATGCTTTTAAACTCCATCTCCCTATTGGAGTTAGTCCTTTCACTGGCTCACGTTTGAGTGctgccaaacacacacacacacacacacacacgcgcacgcacacacacacacacacacacacacacacacacacacacacacacttgaagcATGGCTGACAACCCCAACGCGCATGCACTGGCGGGCCTATTTAACCAGCGTGCACCGCGCGTCGGGACAGCTCGGTGCTGCAGGACGCGCGCAACAGATGCGCACCGGGGAATAAGCCGCTAATACCCCGAGGACTCTCAGGAGAAACCCACCCACCCTCACGCAACGCCTCAGTCCCACGTGTCACCGTCTCCGTGGACGTAGCAgctgcagaagaagaagaagaagaagaaacatcgTGCGcttttctgttgttgttattCCTTTTGTGTTTTGAGAAGGCTTTACGCGCGTCGCTGGACGGCGTGGACAAGTTCCCCTCCCCGGTCTTGCAACATAGTGGCCCATGTGTCAACCAAAAG is a window of Vanacampus margaritifer isolate UIUO_Vmar chromosome 2, RoL_Vmar_1.0, whole genome shotgun sequence DNA encoding:
- the tmem236 gene encoding transmembrane protein 236 gives rise to the protein MTPSARPKTLKLAAYELLQFAALVVPALVLAERFARLLSDVRGRDHTAYWLAVASSVAYVASSALLVWVPLKYHVMRGRRLKTTRWRPTALAYLLLCTLPCFAIVIASSQVQVNAGVRLDHFAELPVSLVMLSLICVDLVERLRPCRLLGQSDNMDLTFELPGPVLTHLETVSSISNTAQPDEAQNGAPPKPQGEPPNKADTSHGRNDLPAGRSTPITTRTSGAAYLYSSSRTFSGRLGFLGRRDARSEAFVDCFLFWLDTVDMVRVAGQPDVFYSAWVYPVCILAFLSSLRAVLAPHGPFSSLAGVALQDLPFLITRVSLLAVFGPVTPILFPLKNALVSLAFFYFTCMTRMKIFKRHSMF